In Taeniopygia guttata chromosome Z, bTaeGut7.mat, whole genome shotgun sequence, one genomic interval encodes:
- the PLAA gene encoding phospholipase A-2-activating protein isoform X1 — protein sequence MAGEGSMFRLRCSLLGHGQDVRGLTRGLFPEGSFVSVSRDRTARLWVPDGLNRGFTEMHCMSGHSNFVSCVCIIPPSDIYPRGLIATGGNDHNICIFTVDNPAPLYVLKGHKNTVCSLSSGKFGTLLSGSWDTTAKVWLNDKCMMTLQGHTAAIWAVKILPEQGLMLTGSADKTIKLWKAGRCERTFTGHEDCVRGLAILSEMEFLSCANDTSVRRWQISGECLQVYYGHTNYIYSISVFPRCKDFVTTGEDRSLRIWKQGECAQTIRLPAQSVWCCCVLDNGDIVVGASDGIIRVFTESLERTASAEEIQAFENELAQASIDPKTGDLGDINADDLPGREHLKDPGTRDGQTRLIKDNGKVEAYQWSVSEERWIKIGDVVGSSGATQQMSGKILFEGKEYDYVFTIDVNENGPSYKLPYNITDDPWLTAYNFLQKHDLNPMFLDQVAKFIMDNTKGQTLLSTSNQFSDPFTGAGRYVPGSSSGSSTIPGADPFTGAGRYVPGSVSNAVPPAGGVDPFMGIGAYQSAAAKVENIYFPKKDAVTFDQANPTQILGKLKELNGSAAEEHKLTEDDLIILEKLLSATCNTSTETPTAQQLQTLWRAVNWPEDIVFPALDILRLSVRHPTVNENFCNEKEQVQFIILLLKFLNPKGKQANQLLALRALCNCFVSHAGQKLMMEQRDEIMTQAIEMKSGNNKNIHIALATLTLNYAVCLHKVNNVEGKAQCLSVISTIMEVVQDLEAIFRLLVALGTLISDDTNAVRLAKSLGVDSQIRKYASVSEPAKVKECCRFVLNLL from the exons ATGGCGGGTGAGGGCAGCATGTTCCGGCTGCGCTGCTCCCTGCTTGGGCACGGGCAGGACGTGCGGGGCCTCACACGTGGCCTCTTTCCTGAAGGCAGCTTTGTGTCCGTCTCGCGGGACAGAACGGCGCGTCTCTGGGTCCCTGACGG TCTTAACAGGGGTTTTACTGAGATGCACTGTATGAGTGGCCACTCAAATTTTGTGTCATGCGTGTGCATCATACCTCCAAGTGACATCTATCCTCGTGGGCTGATTGCAACTGGTGGCAATGATCataatatttgcattttcacaGTTGACAACCCAGCTCCTCTTTATGTCCTTAAGGGTCATAAAAACACAG TTTGCAGCCTTTCATCTGGGAAATTTGGCACATTATTAAGTGGATCATGGGATACCACAGCAAAAGTTTGGTTGAATGACAAATGTATGATGACATTACAG GGTCACACAGCTGCAATATGGGCAGTGAAGATACTTCCTGAACAGGGATTAATGTTGACTGGGTCTGCTGACAAAACTATAAAACTGTGGAAGGCAGGCAGATGTGAAAGAACATTCACTG GACATGAAGATTGTGTGAGAGGTTTAGCTATTCTCAGTGAAATGGAGTTCCTTTCCTGTGCTAATGATACTAGTGTTCGAAGGTGGCAGATCTCTGGCGAGTGTCTGCAGGTGTATTATGGACATACAAATTATATATACAGCATCTCTGTCTTCCCTCGATGTAAAG attttgtgACAACTGGAGAGGATAGATCTCTTAGAATCTGGAAACAAGGGGAATGTGCTCAAACAATCAGACTCCCAGCTCAGTCTGTATGGTGCTGCTGTGTCTTAGACAATGGTGACATTGTAGTTGGTGCAAG tGATGGAATTATAAGGGTGTTTACAGAGTCCTTGGAACGTACAGCAAGTGCTGAGGAGATTCAGGCATTTGAAAATGAGCTTGCCCAAGCATCCATTGACCCTAAAACTGGTGATTTAGGAGATATCAATGCTGATGACCTTCCTGGAAGAGAACACCTTAAGGATCCTG GAACAAGAGATGGACAGACACGGCTTATTAAAGATAATGGGAAAGTAGAAGCATATCAGTGGAGTGTTAGTGAAGAAAGATGGATAAAGATCGGTGATGTTGTTGGTTCTTCTGGAGCCACACAACAAATGTctggaaaaattttatttgaaggaAAG GAATATGACTATGTTTTCACCATTGATGTAAATGAAAATGGGCCTTCCTACAAACTGCCATATAACATCACTGATGATCCTTGGCTGACTGCATACAACTTCCTGCAAAAGCATGATCTAAATCCTATGTTTCTGGATCAGGTGGCCAAGTTTATTATGGACAACACTAAGGGGCAAACACTGTTGAGTACAAGTAATCAATTTTCAGATCCATTTAcag GTGCTGGACGTTATGTTCCAGGCTCTTCATCTGGATCGAGTACAATACCTGGGGCAGACCCATTTACAG GCGCTGGTCGCTATGTTCCTGGTTCAGTGTCAAATGCAGTACCTCCAGCAGGCGGGGTTGATCCATTTATGG GAATAGGTGCCTACCAGTCAGCTGCAGCTAaagttgaaaatatttattttccgAAGAAGGATGCTGTCACCTTTGACCAGGCCAATCCTACGCAGATACTGG GTAAATTAAAGGAACTTAATGGCAGTGCAGCTGAAGAACATAAGCTTACCGAAGATGACTTGATAATCCTAGAAAAGTTACTGTCTGCAACATGCAACACCTCTACAGAAACACCTACGGCACAGCAACTTCAGACCTTATGGAGAGCAGTTAACTGGCCAGAAG aTATTGTCTTTCCGGCTCTAGACATTCTTAGATTGTCTGTCAGGCATCCCACTGTGAATGAAAACTTCTGCAATGAAAAGGAGCAAGTACAATTTATCATTCTTCTCCTTAAATTTCTGAATCCTAAAGGCAAACAAGCAAACCAGCTGTTGGCACTTAGAGCTCTTTGCAATTGTTTTGTCAGCCATGCAGGCCAGAAGCTCATGATGGAACAGAGGGATGAAATAATGACACAAGCAATTGAAATGAAATCAGGGAATAATAAGAACATTCACATTGCACTGGCCACACTGACATTGAACTATGCTGTATGTTTACATAAAGTCAACAACGTTGAGGGCAAAGCTCAATGTTTATCAGTAATCAGCACAATTATGGAAGTTGTTCAAGATCTTGAAGCTATTTTTAGACTGCTTGTGGCTCTTGGGACACTAATCAGTGATGATACAAATGCTGTACGATTAGCTAAGTCTCTGGGAGTTGATTCTCAAATAAGAAAGTATGCCTCTGTATCGGAACCAGCTAAAGTAAAAGAATGCTGTAGGTTTGTTCTTAATCTGTTGTAA
- the PLAA gene encoding phospholipase A-2-activating protein isoform X3 — MHCMSGHSNFVSCVCIIPPSDIYPRGLIATGGNDHNICIFTVDNPAPLYVLKGHKNTVCSLSSGKFGTLLSGSWDTTAKVWLNDKCMMTLQGHTAAIWAVKILPEQGLMLTGSADKTIKLWKAGRCERTFTGHEDCVRGLAILSEMEFLSCANDTSVRRWQISGECLQVYYGHTNYIYSISVFPRCKDFVTTGEDRSLRIWKQGECAQTIRLPAQSVWCCCVLDNGDIVVGASDGIIRVFTESLERTASAEEIQAFENELAQASIDPKTGDLGDINADDLPGREHLKDPGTRDGQTRLIKDNGKVEAYQWSVSEERWIKIGDVVGSSGATQQMSGKILFEGKEYDYVFTIDVNENGPSYKLPYNITDDPWLTAYNFLQKHDLNPMFLDQVAKFIMDNTKGQTLLSTSNQFSDPFTGAGRYVPGSSSGSSTIPGADPFTGAGRYVPGSVSNAVPPAGGVDPFMGIGAYQSAAAKVENIYFPKKDAVTFDQANPTQILGKLKELNGSAAEEHKLTEDDLIILEKLLSATCNTSTETPTAQQLQTLWRAVNWPEDIVFPALDILRLSVRHPTVNENFCNEKEQVQFIILLLKFLNPKGKQANQLLALRALCNCFVSHAGQKLMMEQRDEIMTQAIEMKSGNNKNIHIALATLTLNYAVCLHKVNNVEGKAQCLSVISTIMEVVQDLEAIFRLLVALGTLISDDTNAVRLAKSLGVDSQIRKYASVSEPAKVKECCRFVLNLL, encoded by the exons ATGCACTGTATGAGTGGCCACTCAAATTTTGTGTCATGCGTGTGCATCATACCTCCAAGTGACATCTATCCTCGTGGGCTGATTGCAACTGGTGGCAATGATCataatatttgcattttcacaGTTGACAACCCAGCTCCTCTTTATGTCCTTAAGGGTCATAAAAACACAG TTTGCAGCCTTTCATCTGGGAAATTTGGCACATTATTAAGTGGATCATGGGATACCACAGCAAAAGTTTGGTTGAATGACAAATGTATGATGACATTACAG GGTCACACAGCTGCAATATGGGCAGTGAAGATACTTCCTGAACAGGGATTAATGTTGACTGGGTCTGCTGACAAAACTATAAAACTGTGGAAGGCAGGCAGATGTGAAAGAACATTCACTG GACATGAAGATTGTGTGAGAGGTTTAGCTATTCTCAGTGAAATGGAGTTCCTTTCCTGTGCTAATGATACTAGTGTTCGAAGGTGGCAGATCTCTGGCGAGTGTCTGCAGGTGTATTATGGACATACAAATTATATATACAGCATCTCTGTCTTCCCTCGATGTAAAG attttgtgACAACTGGAGAGGATAGATCTCTTAGAATCTGGAAACAAGGGGAATGTGCTCAAACAATCAGACTCCCAGCTCAGTCTGTATGGTGCTGCTGTGTCTTAGACAATGGTGACATTGTAGTTGGTGCAAG tGATGGAATTATAAGGGTGTTTACAGAGTCCTTGGAACGTACAGCAAGTGCTGAGGAGATTCAGGCATTTGAAAATGAGCTTGCCCAAGCATCCATTGACCCTAAAACTGGTGATTTAGGAGATATCAATGCTGATGACCTTCCTGGAAGAGAACACCTTAAGGATCCTG GAACAAGAGATGGACAGACACGGCTTATTAAAGATAATGGGAAAGTAGAAGCATATCAGTGGAGTGTTAGTGAAGAAAGATGGATAAAGATCGGTGATGTTGTTGGTTCTTCTGGAGCCACACAACAAATGTctggaaaaattttatttgaaggaAAG GAATATGACTATGTTTTCACCATTGATGTAAATGAAAATGGGCCTTCCTACAAACTGCCATATAACATCACTGATGATCCTTGGCTGACTGCATACAACTTCCTGCAAAAGCATGATCTAAATCCTATGTTTCTGGATCAGGTGGCCAAGTTTATTATGGACAACACTAAGGGGCAAACACTGTTGAGTACAAGTAATCAATTTTCAGATCCATTTAcag GTGCTGGACGTTATGTTCCAGGCTCTTCATCTGGATCGAGTACAATACCTGGGGCAGACCCATTTACAG GCGCTGGTCGCTATGTTCCTGGTTCAGTGTCAAATGCAGTACCTCCAGCAGGCGGGGTTGATCCATTTATGG GAATAGGTGCCTACCAGTCAGCTGCAGCTAaagttgaaaatatttattttccgAAGAAGGATGCTGTCACCTTTGACCAGGCCAATCCTACGCAGATACTGG GTAAATTAAAGGAACTTAATGGCAGTGCAGCTGAAGAACATAAGCTTACCGAAGATGACTTGATAATCCTAGAAAAGTTACTGTCTGCAACATGCAACACCTCTACAGAAACACCTACGGCACAGCAACTTCAGACCTTATGGAGAGCAGTTAACTGGCCAGAAG aTATTGTCTTTCCGGCTCTAGACATTCTTAGATTGTCTGTCAGGCATCCCACTGTGAATGAAAACTTCTGCAATGAAAAGGAGCAAGTACAATTTATCATTCTTCTCCTTAAATTTCTGAATCCTAAAGGCAAACAAGCAAACCAGCTGTTGGCACTTAGAGCTCTTTGCAATTGTTTTGTCAGCCATGCAGGCCAGAAGCTCATGATGGAACAGAGGGATGAAATAATGACACAAGCAATTGAAATGAAATCAGGGAATAATAAGAACATTCACATTGCACTGGCCACACTGACATTGAACTATGCTGTATGTTTACATAAAGTCAACAACGTTGAGGGCAAAGCTCAATGTTTATCAGTAATCAGCACAATTATGGAAGTTGTTCAAGATCTTGAAGCTATTTTTAGACTGCTTGTGGCTCTTGGGACACTAATCAGTGATGATACAAATGCTGTACGATTAGCTAAGTCTCTGGGAGTTGATTCTCAAATAAGAAAGTATGCCTCTGTATCGGAACCAGCTAAAGTAAAAGAATGCTGTAGGTTTGTTCTTAATCTGTTGTAA
- the LRRC19 gene encoding LOW QUALITY PROTEIN: leucine-rich repeat-containing protein 19 (The sequence of the model RefSeq protein was modified relative to this genomic sequence to represent the inferred CDS: inserted 2 bases in 1 codon; deleted 1 base in 1 codon; substituted 1 base at 1 genomic stop codon) → MPQKCLGPDDDETNENHDLPLVQRLKKNKVLFHHIISCQHTEKSTLKNLPLRSNXKAPNMKLYWLVILAGTLVLNPVTADCNTTSQTVACEESAKNLFNISLNLFQNITKLSLKNNKITLEDHDKEILGRFINLTELHLNENNITELNNNSFYNLKSLITLDISNNSISIVHKAAFAGLNQLSVLNLSYNMIAQLDSDTFTSLESLTILNVQYNFLKYFHTKSSFKLIKIVLAGNPWICSCDLLDLQIWLTASNVTLENESNTTCTFPFPMTLHVHSIKMAAIQPADCKIEKIPLENNGTFTTAVNLRSSALTALTPNNITGNNGTRAELPLVGKSWTFLAGVLGFVLGTTFLILTAVKCPSRYHYLISYRHRRLEENDSVMFEQEFSADMSPYPSILGXPIVVFEKVHAYGDEEDGFIEDKYIDIYVNEEC, encoded by the exons GTACAAaggttaaagaaaaacaaagtccTGTTTCACCATATTATTTCTTGTCAGCACACTGAAAAATCTACACTGAAAAATCTTCCTCTCAGAAGCAATTGAAAG GCTCCAAACATGAAACTCTATTGGCTTGTGATCTTGGCTGGAACACTGGTTTTGAATCCAGTCACTGCTGACTGCAACACTACATCCCAAAC CGTTGCTTGTGAGGAGTCTGCAAAGAACCTCTTTAATATCTCCCTCAACCTTTTTCAAAACATTACTAAATTAAGCCtcaaaaacaataaaatcacTTTAGAAGATCATGACAAAGAGATTCTTGGACGTTTTATTAACCTCACTGAACTTCATCTGAATGAAAACAACATTACTGAACTGAACAATAACAGCTTCTACAATCTGAAAAGTCTCATAACTCTGGATATTAGCAACAATTCTATTAGCATAGTTCATAAAGCAGCATTTGCAGGATTAAATCAACTCTCAGTGTTGAATCTATCCTATAACATGATTGCTCAACTGGATTCAGATACATTTACTTCTCTAGAAAGTCTGACTATTTTAAATGTACAGtataattttctgaaatattttcatacaaAATCATCTTTTAAACTGATTAAAATTGTTTTAGCTGGAAACCCATGGATCTGCTCCTGTGACCTCCTTGACTTACAGATATGGCTAACTGCCTCCAATGTGACATTGG aaaatgaaagcaacaCTACATGtacattcccattccccatg ACACTACATGTACATTCCATCAAGATGGCAGCTATCCAaccagctgactgcaaaattgAAAAGATTCCTTTAGAAAACAATGGAACTTTCACTACTGCTGTTAATCTTAGAAGTAGTGCCTTAACAGCTCTGACTCCAAACAACATCACTGGAAACAATGGAACTCGCGCAG AGTTACCACTTGTTGGCAAAAGTTGGACCTTCCTAGCAGGTGTCCTAGGGTTTGTCCTAGGCACTACATTCCTGATACTAACTGCTGTAAAATGCCCATCACGGTATCACTACTTGATCAGCTACCGTCACCGTCGTCTGGAAGAAAATGACTCAGTTATGTTTGAACAGGAGTTCTCAGCTGATATGAGTCCTTATCCTTCAATATTGGG ACCCATTGTAGTATTTGAGAAAGTTCATGCATATGGAGATGAAGAAGATGGATTTATTGAGGATAAATACATAGATATTTATGTAAATGAGGAGTGTTAA
- the PLAA gene encoding phospholipase A-2-activating protein isoform X2: protein MAGEGSMFRLRCSLLGHGQDVRGLTRGLFPEGSFVSVSRDRTARLWVPDGLNRGFTEMHCMSGHSNFVSCVCIIPPSDIYPRGLIATGGNDHNICIFTVDNPAPLYVLKGHKNTVCSLSSGKFGTLLSGSWDTTAKVWLNDKCMMTLQGHTAAIWAVKILPEQGLMLTGSADKTIKLWKAGRCERTFTGHEDCVRGLAILSEMEFLSCANDTSVRRWQISGECLQVYYGHTNYIYSISVFPRCKDFVTTGEDRSLRIWKQGECAQTIRLPAQSVWCCCVLDNGDIVVGASDGIIRVFTESLERTASAEEIQAFENELAQASIDPKTGDLGDINADDLPGREHLKDPGTRDGQTRLIKDNGKVEAYQWSVSEERWIKIGDVVGSSGATQQMSGKILFEGKEYDYVFTIDVNENGPSYKLPYNITDDPWLTAYNFLQKHDLNPMFLDQVAKFIMDNTKGQTLLSTSNQFSDPFTGAGRYVPGSSSGSSTIPGADPFTGIGAYQSAAAKVENIYFPKKDAVTFDQANPTQILGKLKELNGSAAEEHKLTEDDLIILEKLLSATCNTSTETPTAQQLQTLWRAVNWPEDIVFPALDILRLSVRHPTVNENFCNEKEQVQFIILLLKFLNPKGKQANQLLALRALCNCFVSHAGQKLMMEQRDEIMTQAIEMKSGNNKNIHIALATLTLNYAVCLHKVNNVEGKAQCLSVISTIMEVVQDLEAIFRLLVALGTLISDDTNAVRLAKSLGVDSQIRKYASVSEPAKVKECCRFVLNLL, encoded by the exons ATGGCGGGTGAGGGCAGCATGTTCCGGCTGCGCTGCTCCCTGCTTGGGCACGGGCAGGACGTGCGGGGCCTCACACGTGGCCTCTTTCCTGAAGGCAGCTTTGTGTCCGTCTCGCGGGACAGAACGGCGCGTCTCTGGGTCCCTGACGG TCTTAACAGGGGTTTTACTGAGATGCACTGTATGAGTGGCCACTCAAATTTTGTGTCATGCGTGTGCATCATACCTCCAAGTGACATCTATCCTCGTGGGCTGATTGCAACTGGTGGCAATGATCataatatttgcattttcacaGTTGACAACCCAGCTCCTCTTTATGTCCTTAAGGGTCATAAAAACACAG TTTGCAGCCTTTCATCTGGGAAATTTGGCACATTATTAAGTGGATCATGGGATACCACAGCAAAAGTTTGGTTGAATGACAAATGTATGATGACATTACAG GGTCACACAGCTGCAATATGGGCAGTGAAGATACTTCCTGAACAGGGATTAATGTTGACTGGGTCTGCTGACAAAACTATAAAACTGTGGAAGGCAGGCAGATGTGAAAGAACATTCACTG GACATGAAGATTGTGTGAGAGGTTTAGCTATTCTCAGTGAAATGGAGTTCCTTTCCTGTGCTAATGATACTAGTGTTCGAAGGTGGCAGATCTCTGGCGAGTGTCTGCAGGTGTATTATGGACATACAAATTATATATACAGCATCTCTGTCTTCCCTCGATGTAAAG attttgtgACAACTGGAGAGGATAGATCTCTTAGAATCTGGAAACAAGGGGAATGTGCTCAAACAATCAGACTCCCAGCTCAGTCTGTATGGTGCTGCTGTGTCTTAGACAATGGTGACATTGTAGTTGGTGCAAG tGATGGAATTATAAGGGTGTTTACAGAGTCCTTGGAACGTACAGCAAGTGCTGAGGAGATTCAGGCATTTGAAAATGAGCTTGCCCAAGCATCCATTGACCCTAAAACTGGTGATTTAGGAGATATCAATGCTGATGACCTTCCTGGAAGAGAACACCTTAAGGATCCTG GAACAAGAGATGGACAGACACGGCTTATTAAAGATAATGGGAAAGTAGAAGCATATCAGTGGAGTGTTAGTGAAGAAAGATGGATAAAGATCGGTGATGTTGTTGGTTCTTCTGGAGCCACACAACAAATGTctggaaaaattttatttgaaggaAAG GAATATGACTATGTTTTCACCATTGATGTAAATGAAAATGGGCCTTCCTACAAACTGCCATATAACATCACTGATGATCCTTGGCTGACTGCATACAACTTCCTGCAAAAGCATGATCTAAATCCTATGTTTCTGGATCAGGTGGCCAAGTTTATTATGGACAACACTAAGGGGCAAACACTGTTGAGTACAAGTAATCAATTTTCAGATCCATTTAcag GTGCTGGACGTTATGTTCCAGGCTCTTCATCTGGATCGAGTACAATACCTGGGGCAGACCCATTTACAG GAATAGGTGCCTACCAGTCAGCTGCAGCTAaagttgaaaatatttattttccgAAGAAGGATGCTGTCACCTTTGACCAGGCCAATCCTACGCAGATACTGG GTAAATTAAAGGAACTTAATGGCAGTGCAGCTGAAGAACATAAGCTTACCGAAGATGACTTGATAATCCTAGAAAAGTTACTGTCTGCAACATGCAACACCTCTACAGAAACACCTACGGCACAGCAACTTCAGACCTTATGGAGAGCAGTTAACTGGCCAGAAG aTATTGTCTTTCCGGCTCTAGACATTCTTAGATTGTCTGTCAGGCATCCCACTGTGAATGAAAACTTCTGCAATGAAAAGGAGCAAGTACAATTTATCATTCTTCTCCTTAAATTTCTGAATCCTAAAGGCAAACAAGCAAACCAGCTGTTGGCACTTAGAGCTCTTTGCAATTGTTTTGTCAGCCATGCAGGCCAGAAGCTCATGATGGAACAGAGGGATGAAATAATGACACAAGCAATTGAAATGAAATCAGGGAATAATAAGAACATTCACATTGCACTGGCCACACTGACATTGAACTATGCTGTATGTTTACATAAAGTCAACAACGTTGAGGGCAAAGCTCAATGTTTATCAGTAATCAGCACAATTATGGAAGTTGTTCAAGATCTTGAAGCTATTTTTAGACTGCTTGTGGCTCTTGGGACACTAATCAGTGATGATACAAATGCTGTACGATTAGCTAAGTCTCTGGGAGTTGATTCTCAAATAAGAAAGTATGCCTCTGTATCGGAACCAGCTAAAGTAAAAGAATGCTGTAGGTTTGTTCTTAATCTGTTGTAA